A stretch of the Vigna radiata var. radiata cultivar VC1973A chromosome 7, Vradiata_ver6, whole genome shotgun sequence genome encodes the following:
- the LOC106766877 gene encoding polygalacturonase At1g48100, translating to MDLTVRVCSTLWIIVTLLNHNFGNVEGRYHHHSKQRRVSSVPTAPSDSSTEPDNPNPSVPPPADSPTVPSDPYPNDNQTSSSDCVFDVRSFGAVGDGCADDTRAFRAAWKAACAVESGILLAPENYIFKITSTIFSGPCKPGLVFQVDGTLMAPDGPNSWPEKDSINQWLVFYRLDQMTLNGTGTIEGNGDKWWDLPCKPHRGPNGKTLSGPCGSPAMIRFFMSSNLKVNGLKIQNSPQFHMKFDGCQGVLIDKLYISSPKLSPNTDGIHVENSKDVGIYNSMISNGDDCISVGPGSSNVDIAGLTCGPSHGISIGSLGVHNSQACVSNLTVRDSIIRESDNGLRIKTWQGGMGSVTGLRFDNIQMENVGNCIIIDQYYCLSKECLNQSSAVHVNDVSYSNIKGTYDVRTAPIHFACSDSVACTNITLSEVELLPFEGALLDDPFCWNAYGTQETLTIPPINCLREGDPETVGDLSEYQCS from the exons ATGGATCTCACAGTTCGTGTGTGCTCTACTCTATGGATCATTGTGACACTTTTGAACCATAATTTTGGAAATGTGGAGGGAAGATACCACCATCACAGCAAGCAGAGGAGAGTTTCTTCTGTTCCTACTGCTCCTTCTGATTCTTCCACCGAGCCAGATAACCCAAACCCTTCAGTTCCACCCCCTGCTGATTCTCCCACTGTTCCTTCTGACCCTTATCCAAATGATAACCAAACCTCCTCTTCTGACTGTGTTTTTGATGTGAGATCCTTTGGGGCAGTTGGAGATGGTTGTGCTGATGACACACGTGCATTCAGGGCAGCATGGAAAGCAGCATGTGCTGTGGAGTCTGGAATTCTTCTTGCTCCAGAAAACTACATCTTTAAGATCACTTCCACTATTTTTTCAGGTCCATGCAAGCCAGGATTGGTATTCCAA GTGGATGGAACACTGATGGCACCAGATGGACCGAATTCATGGCCAGAAAAAGATAGCATAAACCAATGGCTTGTATTTTACCGACTTGACCAAATGACTCTAAATGGTACTGGAACAATAGAAGGGAATGGAGACAAATGGTGGGATCTCCCTTGCAAACCTCATAGG GGTCCCAATGGAAAAACTTTGTCAGGACCATGTGGTAGTCCAGCT ATGATACGATTCTTCATGAGCTCCAATTTGAAGGTGAATGGGCTTAAAATCCAAAACAGTCCTCAGTTTCACATGAAGTTTGATGGTTGCCAAGGAGTGCTTATTGATAAGCTCTACATTTCTTCACCAAAACTGAGCCCCAACACCGATGGAATCCATGTAGAAAACTCCAAAGATGTGGGGATTTATAACTCCATGATAAGCAATG GTGACGATTGCATTTCAGTTGGACCCGGTTCATCAAACGTGGATATAGCAGGTTTAACTTGTGGTCCTAGCCATGGGATTAG CATTGGAAGTCTTGGAGTGCACAACTCTCAGGCATGTGTGTCAAACCTGACAGTCCGTGACAGCATCATAAGAGAATCAGACAACGGACTAAGAATCAAGACATGGCAAGGGGGAATGGGATCAGTGACAGGTCTGAGATTTGATAACATCCAAATGGAGAACGTTGGGAACTGCATCATCATAGATCAATACTACTGTTTGTCAAAGGAATGCCTAAACCAGAGTTCAGCTGTGCACGTGAATGATGTGTCGTACAGCAACATAAAGGGTACCTATGATGTGAGAACAGCTCCTATTCACTTTGCTTGCAGTGACAGTGTTGCTTGCACTAACATCACTCTCTCTGAGGTTGAGCTTTTGCCATTCGAAGGAGCATTGCTTGATGACCCCTTTTGCTGGAATGCTTATGGGACACAGGAGACCTTGACTATACCTCCAATCAATTGCTTAAGGGAAGGTGACCCTGAGACAGTGGGCGATCTTTCTGAATATCAATGCAGTTAA
- the LOC106768028 gene encoding 1-Cys peroxiredoxin has translation MPGLTIGDTIPDLDVQTTQGRIKLHPFCADAWTILFSHPGDFTPVCTTELGKMAEYSNEFSQRGVKLLGLSCDDVESHKEWIKDIEAYTPGCKVNYPIISDPEREIIKKLNMVDPDEKDSTGNLPSRALHIVGPDLKIKLSFLYPATTGRNMDEVLRVIESLQKASKFKVATPANWKPGDPVVISPTVTNEQAKDIFSQGFKTVDLPSKKEYLRFTNV, from the exons ATGCCAGGCCTTACCATCGGAGACACCATTCCTGACCTTGATGTTCAAACAACTCAAGGCAGAATCAAACTTCATCCCTTCTGTGCTGATGCATGGACCATCCTCTTTTCTCACCCAG GTGATTTTACCCCAGTTTGTACCACCGAGCTTGGCAAAATGGCTGAGTATTCCAATGAGTTTTCTCAGAGAGGAGTGAAATTACTGGGTTTATCCTGTGATGATGTGGAATCTCACAAGGAGTGGATCAAAGACATTGAAGCCTATACT CCAGGTTGCAAGGTGAATTATCCAATCATCTCTGATCCCGAGAGAGAAATCATCAAGAAACTCAACATGGTTGACCCTGATGAGAAAGACTCCACTGGAAACCTACCCTCCAGGGCTCTTCATATTGTGGGCCCGGATCTGAAG ATCAAACTAAGTTTTCTGTACCCTGCAACTACTGGAAGGAACATGGATGAAGTGCTGAGGGTGATAGAGTCCTTGCAGAAGGCCTCTAAGTTCAAAGTTGCAACCCCAGCAAACTGGAAGCCAGGGGATCCTGTTGTCATTTCCCCTACTGTAACTAATGAACAAGCCAAAGACATCTTCTCTCAAGGCTTCAAGACGGTTGATCTCCCATCAAAGAAGGAATATTTGCGTTTCACCAATGTTTGA